TGGAAGTTGCGCAAGCGGAAGTGACCGTGTAGGACGGACCCATCCAGCCAGTCTTGTTGCAAACTTCACCGGCCGGCATATTCACGATAGCCATCGGAATATAGAACGGAGAAACGCGGGACGGACCACGATTGCTGAGAGCCACAGCGGCGTCATAGCAATACTGCAAACCACCGATACTGCTACCAATGATAGCGCCGCAACGTTCCGGATTTTCGTTTTCCGGAGCGATTCCAGCCATCTTCAATGCCTGGAAAGCCGAGTAAACAGCATACTGGATGCAGCGGGAGAACCTGGACTGGTCTCTGGTGCTGTAAATTTCCGAAGCGTCGAACTCACGGATTTCGCTAGCCATGCGAGAAGTGTAAGCGGAAGCGTCGAAACGCTGAATGGGAGCAATGCCAGATTTGCCCTGGAGCAAGTTCTGCCACAATAATTCGGGGGAGTTTCCGAGAGAGGAAACGCAGCCCATACCTGTAATAACAACATTTTCCATAATGCGCCAAATATAATAAAAAAAAAGGTAACATTTTCGTAAGTGTTGTAAGAAAAAGACAATTTGTAACAAAAAATTACATTTTGGAAAATATTTTTATAACTTTGCAAGAATTTATCCATATATATAGCATTTTCTTTCATTTCTATTACGCAATACTTACGGTCAGTTATTAGTCATTAGTCAATAGTCATAGGTCGGGACAGGTTCCGGCGGGAACGACGAATCAAAAAAAATGCTATTATTCGCGCGTATGCCAAAGAGTTCTCGAAATTTAGTTTGGATGGACCTGGAAATGTCCGGTCTCTATCCTGAAAAAGATGTCATTCTCGAAATTGCGACCATTGTTACTGACGCCAACTTGAACATCCTCGCCGAAGGCCCTGTTATCGCTATCCACCAGCCCGAAAACGTTTTCGAAAGCATGGACGAATGGAACACGCGACACCACAACCAAAGCGGTCTCGTGGACCGTTGCCGCCGTTCGCAGTACTCCCTCAAGGATGCCGAACAAGAAACGCTCAAGTTCATCAAGCCGTTTACCGAAAAAACAAAGAACCTCCTCTGTGGAAACTCCATCACGCAGGACAGGCGCTTTTTGTACAAGTACATGCCCGAAATTTCGGAATGGCTCTGCTACAGGAATATTGACGTGAGCTCCATCAAGGAACTCAGCTATCGTTGGTACCCGAACCTCGAAGATTTCCAAAAAGAAAAACGCCACGAAGCCTTAAACGACATCCGCGAAAGCATCGCCGAACTCGCCTACTACCGAAAGACAATCTTCAAGTAATTTTATGGAAAGACTCCCCTACGCCCAGAGAATGCGCAACCGCTGCATTGCGATTACCGTCCTCGTTACGATTATTGTTGCCATTGTTCACTGTTCCACAAAAGACGACCCGGCGGAATCCGCAAAAGCAACCACCGAGCAGCTAGCTGCAGATACGGTCGCGCAAGCAATTGCCACGAACGACACAAATCCTTTTGATGAATCATTCACTGCAGAAACTGCGGCAAAAGAAAACTCGAACGGACTAGCCGCCCTGAAAGGCATCGAAGACGAAGACTTCGAAAAATCGGGCAACACAGCCGCAGGGAATGACGCAAGCGCTTCCAACGCAACAAGCGAAAGCACGGATAACGTCCGCGACACCGTTCACATCAAGTCGCAAAAAGACCCCGTACTCGCTGACAGAATCGACATTCTTTTACGCCGTTATCACCCAGACCTGGGCGTCATCCTTGTCGTGGACACCAAGACAAACGAAATCATAGCCTGGGGCGAACGCCGCGATGGTAAGGTACAAAACAAGCCGGACTGGATTGGTCGCCCCACCTTCCCTGCCGCATCGCTTGCAAAGCTCGTGACAATAGCCGCCGCCATGGAAAGCAACCGCTACTCGCTCAATACACCGATCCCAATGATTGGGCGCCACCACACGCTTTACCTGAACCAGCTCCGCGTCCCCGAAAAGTACAACGGTCCCACGATGGAACTTTCCGAAGCTTTTGCCCGCTCTGCAAATCCGCCGATGGCAATCGTCGGTAAAAATGTCGGAGGAAAGCGCCTCAACGCTGCCGCCGCAAAACTCGGATACAACAAGAATTTCCCCGGGAACGCCCCCAACGCATCGCACTATACAGCCCCGGACACTGGTTACGGCCTTGCCGAAGTTTCCTGCGGTTTTACAACCTCCACAACCCTTACACCGCTCCTCGCTGCAGCGCAAGTCCGTGCTATCCTTACCAAGAAGCCTCTTGAAATTCCATGGGCTCGCGACATGGCTCCATTCGCCCCGCAAAAGCCACTCGCCCTCAACCTTGGCAAATTCACAGAAAACACATACTACGGTCTCCGCGAATCGATGCTCCGCTCCGTAACACAGGGCACCGCACGCAAGCACATGTCCACAAAAAACATGGCTCGCAAGAATTTCGAAGCGCTCCGCCTCGGCGGAAAAACCGGTTCTCTTGATGGTACAGATCCCGCCGGCCGTTACGATTGGTTCATGGGATTTGCCGAAGCGAAAAACGATCCGAGCAAATCAATTGTCGTGATTGTGATGCAGATGCACAAAGAAATTCGTTCGCAACCAGCAACGCAGGTGGCAGCAACCGTCATCAATTATTGGGCACACCAAAACCTGGACTTGAAAAAATAATTTAGATTTAAACACAAAAGAAGAAGGCTTATCATGGAATTATCTTGGTGGAACTTAATACCGACTTATTTTGATGGAACGGCATTCCAACTCGGAAGTTTTCCGGTGCGCTGGTATGGCATCATGTACATTTTTGCATTCGTGACCGCCTATATCACCATGTGGAAAATCAGCCAGAAAGAAAAACTCGGCTACACCAAAGATCAGCTCGACAACTTCTTCACATGGATTATCGCAGGCATTCTGCTCGGCGCCCGCCTTGGTTACGTTTTCTTCTACAAGGCAAGCTATTACCTTTCCAATCCGTCCGAAATTTTATTCCCGATGGTTCACGATGACCTCGGTTACCACTTTGTCGGAATTTCTGGAATGTCATACCATGGCGGTCTCGTGGTTGGTCTTCTGTTCATGTATATCGGTGCAAAGCGCAACAAGCTCGACATTTGGAAGACTTTCAACCTAGCCTTCTTGGTAACGCCTCTTGCCTATACTTGGGGACGTTGGGGCAACTTCATCAACGGTGAACTTTTTGGAGAAGCTACTACAAGCGCCATCGGCATGTGGTTCCCGCTTGCCCATGACAGCACGCTTGCAAACCCGATTCTCCACCACCCGAGCCAGCTTTATGAAATGGTCTTCGAAGGCATCGTGCTCTTTATCGTCTTGTACAACCTGCGCAAGATTCCAAAGCTCCACGACAAGGTTCCTTGCCTCTATTTGATGGGTTACGGTCTGTTCCGCTTCTTCATTGAATTTTTCCGCAAACCGGATGCACACCTTGGACGCGTGGACCTCTTTGGCATGAGCCGAGGTCAGACGCTCTGCTCGGCAATGATTATTGCCGGTCTCGTGTGGATGATTTACCTCTTCTACAAAGAGAAGAAAGCTAATAACCCTTAAACAAGTTTTCCCAAAGGTTACGTTCTTCTTCGAACTTTTGAGCAAAAAGTTTGCTCACTTGTTTGTAGACAGCCTTGATATGTACCGCCAATTCATCGGTAACATATTTCTCTGCCTTACCATCATCAGCACCAGCTTCATTCATAAGCTTCATCCACTGGCTTTCCTGATTTTTGCTACCAAGCGTCGAAGATAGCGACGTATCTTCGTAGCACTTGTTTTTCATATATTTTTCCCAAACGGACTGAGGAATCTTCTCCAGGAAATTCTTGAGGAACGGTTCTGCATTTGTAGAATAACCGTAAGAGTTACCAATCAGGCATATAAGAGGCACATTGATCACACGTTCCTCGTTCACACCACTCCAGGATTCTTCCGTCAGTTCAAAAGCGGCATTGCTTAAATCTTCGGCAGGCTTCGGTTCGTTGTAGAAGTTGTCAATTCCCAAATGGGCGTCGCGCAAGCGGTTCAAGAAATCAGACAACGGAGAATTGCTATCGGCAATCGAGTTTTCAACCATTCCCGCATTGACTGCAGAAGCAAGAGAGGCAGCCTTGCCATCAACATGTTCTGCATTCTTGGCCTTTGTATTTTCGACTTCAGCAGAACCATCACAACGATCCATGACTGTAGAATCGAACGATGAAGATACGCGGAACTTATGGTAAAACCTGATGTTTCCTTCTTGCGATTGGAAGTAAAGCGCCTTGTACTTTTCGTTATCTTTAAACAAATTCGCAAGAGCTCTATAGGCGCGGTGTCTTGCACCGCCAGACGTAAACTTACCACGGTGGATGGACACAAAGCAATGGAATGCACGCACGCAACCGTTCGTATCGATAACCGTAATGCCGTCGTAGTTCAACATCGAGATGAACATCTTACGAATAAAATTCTGCTCGTACAAATCGCGGTACGACTGCGAGTCCAGCATGGAGTCCGGCTTGATCTGCATTTCCTTGTAGTCGTCAAAGACAATCTTGCCGCTATCGAAATTGTCATCCGCATTGCCATTCCAGGACGGATCGACAAACAGACAGATGGTGCCATGAACTTCCCTTTTGATTTGCGAGAAAAGCCCAGCCCAGAAGCCCTTCGGGTATGACTCCAGATTATTGTCTTCCAGATTATCAGAGAATTCATTTTCATCCAAATCAAAGCGGATGAGCAAGTGGTCACTGACACCAGAAGAGGTATGAGAATTTATGCAAATTTTAGAACGGTTCACGCATTCAATCAGCAAAAATCCCTTTTCGAGAAGCGCACGTTCCGTCTCGCCCGCATTCCCGATATCCGACTGGAACACCCCCACCTGGATAGAGGGTTCGGTCTTTTCTCGTGCCGGCATCTGCAGAATAATCAAATCGCATCCGCTTTTGCAGAAGTGGATGACATCCTTCAAACAAGCTTTTACACGTTCCTTGAACAGGTTCTCGAGTGCATCTCCCGCAAACTCATAGATACGACGGTTCCAGCCCATCGGCGGGTTCCCGTTTCCCATGATGATTCGGAACGTAAAGTGGTCGTTTTCTTCTTGATAGTGCGGAACACTCGGCAAAATTTCGATAATAGCATCAATAACCGCTTCCTTCATCTCAGGAAGCTTGCGCAGAAAGAAATCCTTGATCTTCTTCCGGTCGAGCCCAATGACGCTCGAAGAATTGTCAGTTTCAGCACTCATAAAAACCCAATATATTTCTTACTATTAATATACATTGCTGTAAGAGGATTTTGGCAAAGCAATCTCCAAAATAATACTCCAAATTGCCTTTTTTTGCCTAAATCCACAAAAAAGACTATCTTTTACATGCTTTTAGCAGGAGTTTTAAAATGGCAGGAATTACTTACGAAATTGACGACAAGAACATTGTTGAACAAATCAAGTCTGATGCCATAAGCGTCGCAGCAGAACTCGTCGAAGTGGCAAAGCTCAAAAAGGGCGATATCGTTGTCGTCGGTTGCAGCACTAGCGAAACTTTGGGTAACCAGGTCGGGAGCCACTCCGTCCCGGAAGTCGGCAAAGCTATTTACAACGGGCTTCAAAGCGTTTTTGGCGCTAAGGGCATCTACATTGCCGCCCAGTGCTGCGAGCACCTGAACCGAGCCATTATCATCGAACACGAGGCAGTCCCGAATGCCGAAATCGTGAACGTCGTGCCACAGCCAAAGGCTGGGGGCTCCTTCGCTACTGCTTGTTACGAAAGCTTCAAGGCTCCTGTGGCTCTCGAGCATATCAAGGCAAATGCAGGGATCGACATCGGCGGGACCCTTATCGGCATGCACCTCCGTGAAGTCGCCGTTCCCGTCCGCTTAAAGCAGAACCATATCGGTAAAGCCATCATCATTGCCGCACGTACCCGCCCCAAGTTCATCGGTGGTGAACGTGCACACTACAACGAAGCTCTAAAAGACGGCTACCCGGAATTTTAGCACTTTCCTGTTGCTTTTTCATTTTATTTTCTTACATTTAGCATATATGAGAAAACGAGTTGCTTTACTTTTCGTTGTTTTCGGTGTATTTTTCGCTATTAGCACCGGTTGTAATGGATTTTCCGAAGAGCCTCCCTCCAAAGTCTCCAATGCTAATTCGTCCAAGTATAAAATCGGTGTCGAAGAAAAATCAAGCATATCCGAAGGGGTTGCCGGTCAGCTTCCTAAAACACAAATCAAGCAATACCCCGACTTAATAACGGCTTATTTTGCGCTCCAGGTTGGCGATATCGACATATTGGCTTATGACGAGAACGTCCTTACGCACACATTCAACGATAGCATGAGCGGCATTACGTTCATCGAAAACGATGTTGGCGTTCCGAACGAATTCGTCATCGCCATGAACAAGCACAGTTCCATTCCTGACTTAAAAGGAATCATCAACCGCCTTATCGACAGCTTAAACGCGGCTGGCACGCTCACCGAGCTCAACGAGCACTGGAACAAGAACTCAAAAACAAATCCGCTAATCAGCACCAAGGAAAGCGAATCCGAGCAAGTCCTGAGAATCGCCACATCAGCCGACGTTCCCCCGTTTTCATTTACCAGCGGGAACCAGATTGTCGGGTTTGATATCGATTTAGCGAAGCTCCTCGAAGAAAAACTGAACGTCAAGACCAAGATTATCAAGACGGACCGCAACAAGCTCGTCTCTGCACTCAAGAATCACGAAGCTGACCTCGTCATTTCGGCATTCACCGTCTGCGAATGCTTACAGCACGAAATTGACAATTCAAAGCCCTACTACATCGGGAAAACCGCTTTCGCCATTCGCAATGACTTTGGCAAAGAAGCGACACTCAGCAAAGTTCCCAAGATGACTTACCTCGAACCCAAGAAGCCCGACGAGATTTACAAGCTCGCCGACTTGTCCGGGAAATTCGTCGGAGTCCAGACAGGAACAACGCTCGATGAACAAGTACAGCAGCTAATCAAGCTCCCCCGTATCCAGTACTTTGCAAACATTCCCGAAATGACCAAGGCTTTGGAAGAGAGGAGCCTGGACGGAATTGCAGTAGATTATTCTGTTGCAGAATCCATTCTCAAGCATCATTCTGAATTTTCCATTTTAAAGGATAGGCTGAACAAGGACGAATTTGGCATTGCCATGAGCAAAAATAGTCCTCTGAAAGCTAGCATCGATTCGTGCATCAGCGTGCTCCAGAAAAAAGGCGAAATCCAGAAAATCAAGGACAAATGGTCTAGGAACAAGTCCGCAGTCAGATCCATCAAGCAAGACTGGATTGGTAGCGATACGCTTATCGTTGGCACCGAAGCTCTTTACGCTCCTTACGAATTCTACCAGTGGGGCGAAATCTCCGGCATAGATATCGATATCATGTACACCATCGGCAAAATGCTGAACAAGAACATCAAGTTTGCGGACATGAACTTCGATGTGCTGATTCCATCCCTAGTAAACGAAAAAACGGACCTCTGCATCGCCGCCATGAGCATTACCGAAGAACGCAGCAGTCTAATCGACTTTTCGATTCCTTACGACAAGAACGAATCTGTTATTGTGGTACACACTCCTAAACACTCTCTCGAAGTTGTCGGAGACTCTACCGGCGTTTTAAGCCACATATTCCAGAAGATACAGGAATGGTTTTAATTAAAGCGCTTTGTGGTGTCTCATGGCGCGGATATTTCGCGGCAAGACTTCCTTGTGCCACTTGATCCATTCATCGTAATAGATGTAGCGTTTTTCGCGCTGGCGGAATTCTCGCCCATGCACAACACGACGCCCGCCACGTTCTTCGACAGGAATCACGATATGCAGGCACTCGTGATAGACAACACCAGCAATTGCATACAAAGGACAATTAGCGGCATCGTACCCACGGCTAATGCTGATGAGATGGAAACTCTCGCCCGTCACCGGATCCTTGCGCACGGAATGGAAACTAAGCCCACCCACGCGATTGCTCCACGTGATTCGGCATGTCAGCGTTCCATCGAAATACGTATCGTTAATAGCGGCAAGCACATCCGTTAAGTTGTGATGAACGCCCTGCGGACGTATGGGCGGCAAGCGACCTTTACTCGCCAGCGGAGCTTCACCTTTATCAGAAAAAATCTGGTCGACAGTCTGCCAAAAGCGATTGACCAAGTCCTTGATAATTGCTTTGTTCTTTTGCGTTTTGCGACGCACCGCATGCTCTGCCCATTCTGCGGCTAGTTCACGCGCATCGGCAAATTCTGGAGCTTTCATGTATGCGGGCAAAAGCACTTCCGGGTGTCCGAACAAGAACCCGCCCTTGCAGCGGATGCTCTTTTTCATCAGCGGACTGTACTTGAAATGCACAAGACCATTAGCGGAGCATTCTGGCGAAGGATCCCTGGCTACAGGTGCATTGTCACTGGCGACAAAGCCAAACAAGTCCAGCTGCCCGTCGTTCACGCGCCCAACACTCCTTCATAGCCGTTCAGAGCAAGGAGTCCACCAAAAAAACTTTCTGGCAAATCCAGTTCTGCATAATGTTCCGAGATTCCATACACAGCATCTTCGACAACATCTGGCATATAAACTATATAGCTATCGTTCTTTTCGGTCTGAAGCATGTCAGGCGTGCAGTATTTCGGGTCCGTCTCGCTAAAGTACATGCGACAAGAGACCGTCCTGAGCGGGTAGACCGTGCAGTCCCCCACGCCATTCGAAAACGGGCACGAACGCCACCATGCAAAGTAATCGTGAAGCGCCTTGTCCTCAGCATCGTCTTCAGAAAGTCCTTCACCTTTACGGGTTTCGAATAACGTTTCAAACTTATCCGAGCGCATTTGGCAGGCTTCCATCAGCATCAAGAGGTCATCCCTCTTACGGAGTTCATTGTACATGAAAATCAGCTCGAACGGCTCCACCGACATTGGGTAGTGGTGGCAGCAGTTTCCGCATGCCGGCCTGCATTGGATAGGGCGTGGCTGTTGCACGAGCACTGCTTTCAAATACTGGTCATAAGCGGCATGGTAAGCTTCGGTGAACTTGAGTATCTCGGGCAACTGCTCCCGCAAATTGTCGGGACCAATGGCACATTCTCGCCCCAAGGCGGCAGCAATACCGTCTAGGCGATCTCTCTCGACCCTGAGCAGAGTGGAAAGCCGCATCTCGGCAATGCGGTAAGCCTTCGTCGGAAAATACTCTTTATAAGCATTCATTGAGCGCAAATATATTTTTTTACGAGAATACCGTAAAAACGGGCTTTAAAAAAAAGCAAAGATTTCATTTTAGTTAGAATGAAGTTATTTTATTATACGAAGTAATGAAATACTTTTTCAGGACTGGCTATATGAGAAAAAATACGCACAGCAAATGGATGTGGTCTCTTGCAACCGCATTGTTCTTAGGCTTCGCAGGCTGCAACCTGTTCCACCCAACAGACAGTCGCGACGCCGATAACGATGACGCAGCAGCCCTTACCCTAGAAGGCTACTTGGAATACCAAAATTCGAACTACGATGCTGCGCGCAAATTTTTCAACAAAGCCATCCGAGCCGACTCTTCGTACTCCGAAGCGTGGATTGGTCTCTGCAAGACAGTTATCAAAGCCCAGGAAGGCATAAATGTCTTTGAGCTCGCCTCCTTAGCACAACGATACGAAGGTCCTGACGGAAAGATGACCAGCGGTTTCCTCGTCATGAGCGACGAAAAGGCAGACACAATTTCAAGAGGAATCGATTCCGTCATGTTCTACCTGAACCAGTTTGTCGCTCGCGATACAACCGACAGGACCGACAAGAAGGTTCGGTTCAGTACTATCGCCGATAGCTACACCATTCTCCAGTTAACCAAGGCAGCTCTCCGCATCAGAGCTGTGAACTCCCAGATTTCATCAGTGGTGTCCGCAGGCAGCTCAGGTATGATGATGGACCTCAACGCACTCAACGACATGGGCGATAGCCTCAAGCCATTCCTGAGCGACATGGCAGCCGCAGCAGAAGCCATCAAGGCATCTCCTGACGCCGCCGCAGAAATCGTGAAGGCTTACCTCCCGGACTCCACTCGCCAGTACTTTGACGATGAAGATTACGCAGATGTATCCGTTGGCCTTGCCAATACAATTATCCAGATAAACGACAGAGCACAAACCGTCGAAGAAGACCGTAACGACGTGTTCTTCAAGTTTGGAAACGGTCGTGACGACGACGGCGATGGTTGCGTAGACGAAGAAGCTCTTGATAATTACGACAACGACGGTGACGGAGAAATTGACGAAGACGTTCGCGACAGCCGTTCTATTGTCCTGGTAAAGAAAAGACCTCAAAATGTCGAAGACGTTGCTAAATTGAGCCAGGACACGGAAACATACGATTTGACCAAGTCTCAAATTGATTCGCTTAGCGTCCTTGAAAAGTACAACATCATTGATATTGACATGGACGGGAAGACTACTCAGGAAGACCTGGATGAATGGCAGTTTGTCTACCGCAACCCGAACGAACGAGACGAAAAGGACAACCACCTCCTCAAGTTCGCTATTGATTTGAGCTTCCCAGGAAAAGATCTCGACGAGAAGATTAAGAACAAAGAACTCATCCGCCATGACACGGACGTAAACAACATAAAGTACTCGCTTGAAAAGAGAAAGAAAATGGTCGGAGGTTGCTGGGTCAACTACGATGAAGAAGAATTCCTCAAGTGGTTTGAAGGGAGGAATGAAAAATGAATAAATTAACAATACTCGCAGCACTCGCTTGCGCATTTGGCATAGCCTCGGCAAAAGCTCCTACACATTTTTCACTCCGTGCAGAATCCATGGGTGGCGCCCACGTCGCTGTCGTTGACGATAAAGAAGCTATCCATTACAACTATGCAGGCTTGACCCAGATCAACAGACTTGGCAATTACGAACATCGCCCAGAACAAGGTTACTACCCACGTAACTGGATTGGCGACATGCGCATTACCTTTGGTGGCGCTGGCGACATTTTCAAGTTCCTTTCGACATATAGCGATGTGAAAGATGTTCAAGATTTGTTCCGAGCCGCACAAAAAGACGCGAACAGTATCACAAAAGACCATCCGCAAGTCACGAGCCAGACAGGAGCCATCCTCGATTCACTCCTTCTGAATCCGAAATACGGCAAGATCGTCAACTCTTACGACCACAAGGCAATGGAAGCAAGAGTCAAGTTTGATGCGGAAATGGCTTTCCACAACTTTGGTGCAGCCTTCTGGATGAACGGAAGCGTTGCCCCTTACGTTGATGCAGGTCTTGTTCTCCCCTATGTCGTTGTCGACACATTCATCATCGACGCCGTCGCTCAGATGGGTGGTGCCTACGAAATCATCCCCAATCAGCTTTCTGTGGGCTTGGGCGGTAAAATCGCTAAACGTCACAAGACCAACATGGTGACAGTAGGTCTTGCCAATTACAGTTCGATTGTCGACACCCTCAAAGATCAAGCAGGCGATGCGACAGACAACTTCTTTGATTCCAAGACATTCTCTATCGGCATTGATATGGGCGTGCTTTACCAGTTCAACCGTGAAGTGCGTTTCGGTGCATCATTGCGCGATATTTACTTCAAGCAGCTCGCTGGTGAAACTCTAGTCCCGAACTTTACCATTGGCGCAAACTACAGCCCAAGATTTATGAACAGCAATACGGGATTCGGGCGCAAATTTAATTTCGCAATGGACTTTGCCGATATGTTCAATGCAGAAAGGAACTACAAGTTCTTTACGCACTTGAACTTCGGTTTTGAACTGGAGCAGACGTTGGTGGCAATTCCAGGCCTAAACAACGAGTTCCGCTTCCTTGTTCTGCGACTTGCAGGCGGTTTCAGAGGCGGTTACCCGTCAGCGGGTATCGGGCTTGAAGTGCTGAGATTCTTCTCGATCGAAGCCGCCACCTGGGGCGAAGAACGCGGCTACTACACCGGTCAGGACGAGAACCGAATCTACATGGTCCAGGCAAGCATAGGATTCTAAGTTAGACAAAGGTCGCGCATTTGAAAAGCGCGGCTTTTTTTATGACGAGAAAAGGCGAAGTTCAGCTTCGCCTTTGATGTATGAGGTTAGGGATGACTTATACACTTGTCACCCCGGACGCCGTTCCGGGGTCTATTATTTCTTCACTTTCACGACTCTCGCCTGCGGGTTCTGCTTGCCAAGCAAGTCGTAAGTGCGGGATGTGCGCAAGCTGCGGGACTGCGCCGGGCGATTGCGCTTAAAGATGGAAATCGTTCCGTCATCGGTCTTAAAGTTTTCAATGTGCGTAATGCCGTTGTTCACGTAATCCGCAAGGCCATAAGCGTGACGCATGATGTTCAGAACGTCCTTGTCAAACACGGAACCGTCCGGTTCTGTCTGGCGACGGATAATCGTCATGTTGTTTTCGCCTTCGTGGCCCGTATCCCAGGCGATAGGCACCACCTTGTTTTCCTTCGCTAGTTTCATCACGGCTTCGTAATAAGCGAGGCGGCCCTTGCGGTGTTTCGCATAATTGTCGCCGGTCAACACCCCCACGCGGTCATTCGCACCGAACTCGCCGATAATCACAGGCACGCCCTTATCGACAAAGTTCGTTTTCATCTTGCCGAACTGGTCCTGAATCTGAGCACTCGTGCACTTGTCGCCCATGGCACCTGCCCAAGCGTTGTAGCCGCAGTTATGCACAATATCCGCACCAGTCGCGAGGTCATCGCCCCAGTAGTACTGCGGATAGACTTGAGCGCCCCAATCAACAACGTCATTCAACAGCGTGTAGGTATAAGGGTCATAGAAATGCACTTCGACCATCAGGCGGTTTGCAATCACATCCTTCGGGAGCTTGCTCACAGGCATCACTTCGCAACTGCGATCCACACTTGTCGACGGCCCCTGAATCACGAGCGTACGGCTAGCATTGTTGCCACCCGTCGCACGCACGGCATCCACAAACGACTGGTGATACGTCATCAAGATTTCGGTTTCGTGCTTGTAATTGTCATCCGTTGTCGCAGGCTCGTTAGCGCTTGCAAAAAGCAAATTTTCGTTATAGTTCTTGAAGCGGTTTGCAATCTGCGTCCAGAAATCCTTCTGGCGGGCGTTCACCTTGTCTTTTTCCTTGTCGTTTAGGTTGCCTTCGAGCCAGCCATTATCCCAATGGATGTTCAAAATCGTCACGAGGCCTGCGCGCATGCAGTAATCCACGACCGTCTGCACGGAATCCATCCAGCTAGAAGCAATTTCGTTCGGGCCACCGCCCGGAACAATGTCTGCCCTGCTAGAATCGCGCGACAAGGCATTCGAATGGCTGTACCACGCGCACGGAATACGGATCGTGCTGAAGCCCGCCGCCTTGACCGAATCAATGTACGCCTCGGTCGGGAACTTATTGCCCCACCACGTTGGATTCTGGGGAACTTCCATCGTGTTCCCGATGTTTATGCCAAAGCCCATCTTGGCAAACATTTCGTTTGCCGTCGGCAAATCAGCCGCGAAGGAATTTGACGCCAATGCAAAAGAGAACGCGCTGCAAAGAGCAGCAACGCGAATGTGCTGTTTCAACATAGTTAATCCTTTGGTTCTATGCCATTCGCGTTTTATCCCCAAACAACGAAAGACCATAACACCGAATTTAAATATACGCTCAAAGCACGGCAAAAGCCCAAGTTTTGCCGTTAAAAGTGTTGACGATTTGTCAAATCAAAACTTAAAGCTTTCGAAAAGAGCGTATCCTCGGGCCGCTTTCAACATATTCGTGGTGGTATCAACTTGAATACCAATAAAACCAGTATAAAGCTTCAAAGGATTCACTTCACCTAAATAATTCCATTCAACACGTA
This is a stretch of genomic DNA from Fibrobacter sp. UWB13. It encodes these proteins:
- a CDS encoding glycoside hydrolase family 5 protein — protein: MLKQHIRVAALCSAFSFALASNSFAADLPTANEMFAKMGFGINIGNTMEVPQNPTWWGNKFPTEAYIDSVKAAGFSTIRIPCAWYSHSNALSRDSSRADIVPGGGPNEIASSWMDSVQTVVDYCMRAGLVTILNIHWDNGWLEGNLNDKEKDKVNARQKDFWTQIANRFKNYNENLLFASANEPATTDDNYKHETEILMTYHQSFVDAVRATGGNNASRTLVIQGPSTSVDRSCEVMPVSKLPKDVIANRLMVEVHFYDPYTYTLLNDVVDWGAQVYPQYYWGDDLATGADIVHNCGYNAWAGAMGDKCTSAQIQDQFGKMKTNFVDKGVPVIIGEFGANDRVGVLTGDNYAKHRKGRLAYYEAVMKLAKENKVVPIAWDTGHEGENNMTIIRRQTEPDGSVFDKDVLNIMRHAYGLADYVNNGITHIENFKTDDGTISIFKRNRPAQSRSLRTSRTYDLLGKQNPQARVVKVKK